The Acidobacteriota bacterium genome includes a window with the following:
- a CDS encoding ferrous iron transporter B, producing the protein MSCAQTAVSKTAAQPLLRLRARPLRIALVGNPNVGKSVLFGRLTGQYAIVSNYPGTTVAVTNGRALIGAEVCDLIDTPGVNALEGAVSEDEMVTRRIVAGDGVDVVVQVVDASNLRRGLMLTSQLALYGKPLVLALNMVDEARSHGIDVDSEALARRLGVPVIETVATEGRGVAALRRVLPDAVVPSTGFEPGRDHAAWGHALASEFRRQRPRAGRRVQERLSRLVREPLTGLPILAVVLYLMYLAVGVFGAQTLVGLIETHVFQAFINPGAVAFFDRFVPVAFVRDLFVGEYGLITMGLTYAVAIVLPVVATFFFVFGFLEDSGYIPRLAIFSDRIFRAMGLNGKAVLPMVLGLGCDTMATMTTRILGTPKERLIAVLLLALGIPCSAQLATILGILGGISFAAVVTLFAVVLGQMFLVGFLAARALPGERSEFILELPPIRWPHMRNVVYKTGLRVRWYLGEAVPLFLVGTVILFGLSRLGWLAVLIRSAEPLVVGLLGLPAKTAQVLIMGFLRRDYGAAGLFAMARSGQLSGAQAVVALTVMTLFVPCVANFLMMIKEQGSRAAFAILGVVTVIAIGTGAGLNAALRVLHVTF; encoded by the coding sequence ATGTCCTGTGCCCAGACCGCTGTCTCCAAGACAGCTGCCCAGCCGCTGCTCCGGCTCCGGGCACGCCCGCTCCGCATCGCCCTGGTCGGCAATCCGAACGTCGGCAAGAGCGTCCTCTTCGGCCGTCTCACGGGCCAGTACGCCATCGTGTCGAACTACCCCGGCACGACCGTCGCCGTCACCAACGGCCGCGCCCTGATCGGGGCCGAAGTCTGCGATCTGATCGACACTCCGGGCGTCAATGCACTCGAGGGAGCAGTCAGCGAAGACGAGATGGTGACGCGCCGGATCGTGGCTGGCGACGGCGTCGACGTCGTCGTCCAGGTGGTCGACGCCAGCAACCTGCGTCGGGGCCTCATGTTGACGTCGCAGCTGGCTCTCTACGGCAAGCCCCTGGTGCTGGCGCTCAATATGGTCGACGAAGCCCGCAGCCACGGGATCGATGTCGATTCGGAGGCGCTCGCGCGGCGTCTCGGCGTGCCGGTCATCGAAACGGTCGCGACAGAAGGTCGAGGCGTCGCCGCGCTGCGCCGGGTGTTGCCGGATGCCGTCGTGCCGTCGACAGGCTTCGAACCGGGCCGCGATCATGCGGCCTGGGGTCATGCGCTCGCCTCGGAGTTTCGTCGGCAGCGTCCCAGAGCGGGCCGACGCGTGCAGGAACGGCTGAGCCGACTCGTGCGCGAACCGCTGACTGGGCTGCCTATCCTGGCTGTGGTGCTCTACCTGATGTATCTGGCCGTCGGCGTGTTCGGCGCGCAGACGCTGGTCGGCCTGATCGAGACGCACGTCTTCCAGGCCTTCATCAATCCCGGGGCGGTCGCTTTCTTCGATCGCTTCGTGCCTGTGGCGTTCGTGCGCGACCTGTTCGTCGGGGAATACGGATTGATCACGATGGGTCTGACCTACGCGGTGGCCATCGTGCTGCCCGTGGTGGCGACGTTCTTCTTCGTGTTCGGCTTCCTCGAGGACTCCGGGTACATCCCGCGTCTGGCCATCTTCAGTGACCGCATCTTCCGCGCGATGGGGCTCAACGGAAAGGCGGTCCTGCCGATGGTGCTCGGACTGGGCTGCGACACGATGGCGACGATGACGACGAGAATCCTGGGGACGCCGAAGGAACGACTGATCGCGGTACTCCTGCTCGCGCTCGGCATTCCCTGTTCAGCTCAACTCGCGACGATCCTCGGTATTCTCGGCGGGATTTCCTTCGCGGCGGTCGTGACGTTGTTTGCCGTCGTCTTGGGGCAGATGTTTCTGGTCGGTTTCCTTGCCGCGCGGGCGCTGCCCGGAGAGCGATCGGAGTTCATCCTCGAGCTGCCGCCGATCCGCTGGCCCCACATGCGCAACGTTGTCTACAAGACCGGGCTGCGGGTCCGATGGTACCTCGGCGAGGCGGTGCCGCTGTTTCTGGTCGGCACCGTGATTCTGTTTGGCCTGAGCCGGCTTGGGTGGCTTGCGGTCCTCATTCGGAGCGCCGAACCGCTCGTTGTCGGTCTCCTCGGGCTGCCTGCCAAGACCGCGCAGGTCCTCATCATGGGGTTCCTGCGCCGGGACTACGGCGCGGCAGGTTTGTTCGCCATGGCCCGCAGCGGCCAGCTGTCAGGCGCGCAGGCGGTGGTGGCGCTGACGGTGATGACGCTCTTCGTGCCGTGCGTCGCCAACTTCCTCATGATGATCAAGGAACAGGGCTCGCGGGCGGCCTTTGCCATTCTAGGGGTCGTTACCGTGATTGCGATTGGAACTGGCGCCGGGCTCAACGCGGCGCTGAGGGTGCTTCATGTCACGTTTTGA
- a CDS encoding MtrB/PioB family outer membrane beta-barrel protein gives MRNRVMTVTAALLLASATLAMAQTEQKKTPPAAPATTEDTVSLGTIDFGVRGISVTGDKARFMRYQDLRNGANINLALGKQTSTHEFSLNGSNLGYKDENINASFVNKMVNVTAFFDQLPLNYGLDGMTRTPWVESSKGVWTLDAAARAAVEAKTATGVLCAPGLAATATCNVSTAAAVLGYPSIYRNLAKPFDITAQRDTFGFGVGIAAAKDVDVDVTFQSAKKSGNQPYGMSFAFNNANELPMSLDNRTNDYGFGVSWGGAHGMVRLAYDRSVFTQNIASVTWDNPIRATDWNDGQAIDGVNGPWDPSAYSNGNGPARGRIAMAPSNTLDMMSATAVAHHLPAHSTFNASVSFGSSKQNDAFIPWTINPVIANSATYAWFPGLASLPRSSAQAQMDIINAVFNFTSRPAPWAGVTARYRYSDRKDRMPQFVSDSTVRFDGVPEGGIATPLLYETEALNATRTSLNVDATFTPIPFTAIRFGMGNEKYEHSARAFAVLNETTIRSSIDTVGNQYVQVRAIFERSRRVGEGFDEAAIPDGGGQPASRWYDDADRTRDRGTLLLTISPLAYLDITGSYASGNDKYDEAEQAFGLLSNKNTSTNAGITVTPNSQVAFGANYGQDTFNSLQRSRTANPFSGVAGAYESWNDPNREWSLATDEKVKNFDLFLDLFKLIPNADLRFAYTYSDSNNSFIHGGPRITALLTNAILTPGDTKPCATGYTSCFEPLPNVTNKWQRLTADAKIFVNKRVDLGVSYWYEKLDVSDYAAINNADGTPRIDYLGALTTGYGSRPYKGSTFFGRVIVKL, from the coding sequence ATGCGCAACAGAGTGATGACAGTGACTGCGGCGCTCTTGCTGGCCTCCGCAACCCTTGCGATGGCCCAGACAGAGCAGAAGAAGACCCCGCCGGCGGCGCCGGCAACAACGGAAGACACGGTGTCGCTCGGAACCATTGATTTCGGCGTCCGTGGCATTTCGGTGACCGGCGACAAGGCCCGCTTCATGCGGTATCAGGATCTGCGTAACGGTGCGAATATCAACCTCGCGCTCGGCAAGCAGACCAGCACCCACGAGTTCAGCCTGAACGGCTCGAATCTGGGCTACAAAGACGAGAACATCAACGCCAGCTTCGTCAACAAGATGGTGAACGTGACGGCGTTCTTTGATCAGTTGCCGCTCAACTACGGTCTCGACGGGATGACCAGGACCCCGTGGGTCGAGTCATCCAAGGGCGTGTGGACCCTCGACGCGGCGGCCCGGGCCGCGGTTGAAGCCAAGACCGCAACTGGCGTGCTGTGCGCGCCAGGCCTGGCGGCTACCGCGACCTGCAACGTCAGCACGGCAGCGGCGGTGCTCGGCTATCCGTCGATCTACCGGAACCTGGCGAAGCCGTTCGACATCACGGCGCAACGCGACACCTTCGGCTTTGGTGTGGGCATCGCGGCGGCGAAAGATGTCGACGTCGACGTCACGTTCCAGAGCGCCAAGAAGAGCGGCAACCAGCCGTACGGCATGTCGTTCGCCTTCAACAATGCGAACGAACTCCCAATGAGCCTGGACAACCGGACCAACGACTACGGGTTCGGCGTCTCCTGGGGCGGTGCCCACGGCATGGTGCGTCTCGCCTACGACCGCTCGGTGTTCACGCAGAACATCGCGTCGGTCACCTGGGACAACCCGATCCGTGCGACCGACTGGAACGACGGCCAGGCGATTGACGGGGTCAACGGCCCCTGGGACCCGAGCGCCTACAGCAACGGCAACGGGCCAGCCAGAGGCCGCATCGCGATGGCGCCCAGCAACACGCTGGATATGATGAGTGCCACGGCCGTGGCCCATCACTTGCCGGCCCACAGCACGTTCAACGCGAGCGTGTCGTTCGGCAGTTCGAAGCAGAACGATGCGTTCATTCCGTGGACGATTAACCCCGTGATCGCCAACAGCGCGACCTACGCCTGGTTCCCGGGTCTCGCGTCGCTCCCGCGCAGTTCGGCGCAAGCGCAGATGGACATCATCAACGCGGTGTTCAACTTCACCTCGCGGCCGGCGCCGTGGGCGGGCGTGACCGCGCGCTATCGCTACAGCGATCGGAAGGACCGGATGCCGCAGTTCGTGTCGGACAGCACGGTCCGGTTCGACGGCGTGCCCGAGGGCGGGATTGCGACCCCCCTGTTGTATGAGACCGAAGCGTTGAACGCCACCCGCACCAGCTTGAACGTGGATGCGACGTTCACGCCGATTCCCTTCACCGCGATTCGCTTTGGCATGGGTAACGAGAAGTACGAGCACTCGGCGCGGGCGTTCGCGGTCTTGAACGAGACGACCATCCGGTCGTCAATCGATACGGTCGGCAACCAGTACGTACAGGTGCGGGCGATCTTCGAACGCAGCCGCAGGGTCGGCGAGGGCTTCGATGAGGCTGCCATACCGGATGGTGGCGGTCAGCCGGCGTCACGCTGGTACGACGATGCCGACCGGACGCGGGATCGCGGCACGCTGCTGCTGACTATTTCGCCGCTGGCGTATCTCGATATCACCGGATCGTACGCGTCTGGCAACGACAAGTACGACGAAGCGGAACAGGCGTTCGGGCTGCTCAGCAACAAGAACACCTCGACGAATGCGGGGATCACCGTGACGCCGAACAGCCAGGTGGCTTTCGGGGCCAATTACGGACAGGACACGTTCAACTCGTTGCAGCGGTCGCGCACGGCAAACCCGTTCTCCGGCGTGGCCGGCGCGTATGAGAGCTGGAACGACCCGAACCGTGAATGGTCGCTGGCCACTGACGAGAAGGTCAAGAACTTCGACCTGTTCCTCGATCTCTTCAAACTCATTCCGAACGCGGATCTCCGATTCGCCTACACCTATAGCGATTCGAACAACTCGTTCATCCACGGCGGGCCGCGCATCACGGCGCTGCTGACCAACGCCATCCTGACGCCGGGCGACACCAAGCCCTGCGCGACCGGGTACACCTCCTGCTTCGAGCCTCTGCCAAACGTCACCAACAAATGGCAGCGGCTGACAGCGGACGCGAAGATCTTCGTCAACAAACGCGTGGATCTGGGCGTGTCGTACTGGTACGAGAAGCTCGATGTCAGCGACTATGCCGCCATTAACAACGCGGACGGCACACCGCGGATTGATTACCTCGGCGCATTGACGACCGGCTACGGTAGCCGGCCCTACAAGGGCAGCACGTTCTTCGGCCGTGTCATCGTGAAGCTGTAG
- a CDS encoding DmsE family decaheme c-type cytochrome, with translation MHSLCKTLIRGVVLAGFVVAWLATPGTASAATSPQAAAKAPAAHATGEFAGKDTCLGCHEDKGSALKDGPHARVFNPKSPISAQGCESCHGAGKEHAAAGGDTTKIIAIGKLSGQRASEICTTCHDRTKHALWGGSQHDQRNVGCTSCHSVHAAKGPKQLKAATEIALCGNCHKNITNKQNRFNHMPVREGKLSCSSCHNVHGSANVKLLKTGTTVNEACTSCHSEKRGPFLWEHMPVVENCTTCHDPHGTNNDRMLVAKQPFLCQRCHVTSRHPPTIYDNLTLKTSGNANKIYGRACAACHQMLHGSNAPTGKAFLR, from the coding sequence ATGCATTCTCTCTGCAAGACCCTCATCCGCGGGGTTGTGCTAGCCGGGTTCGTGGTGGCCTGGCTGGCGACACCGGGGACGGCCTCGGCCGCGACGTCGCCGCAGGCGGCCGCCAAAGCGCCGGCCGCGCACGCGACCGGCGAGTTTGCCGGCAAGGACACCTGCCTGGGTTGCCACGAGGACAAGGGAAGCGCGTTGAAGGACGGCCCCCATGCCCGCGTTTTCAATCCGAAGTCGCCGATCTCGGCCCAGGGCTGCGAGAGCTGCCACGGCGCCGGGAAGGAACATGCCGCCGCGGGTGGTGATACGACGAAGATCATCGCGATTGGCAAGCTGTCGGGGCAGCGGGCAAGTGAAATCTGCACGACCTGCCACGACCGGACCAAGCACGCCCTGTGGGGCGGCAGCCAGCACGATCAGCGCAATGTGGGCTGCACGAGCTGTCACAGTGTGCACGCGGCCAAAGGGCCCAAGCAGTTGAAGGCGGCAACCGAGATTGCGCTTTGCGGGAACTGCCACAAGAACATCACCAACAAGCAGAACCGCTTCAACCACATGCCGGTTCGCGAAGGCAAGCTGAGCTGCTCGTCGTGCCACAACGTGCACGGCAGCGCCAACGTCAAGCTGCTCAAGACCGGCACGACGGTCAACGAGGCCTGCACGAGCTGCCACTCCGAGAAGCGCGGCCCGTTCCTGTGGGAGCACATGCCGGTCGTGGAGAACTGCACGACCTGCCACGATCCGCACGGCACGAACAACGACCGCATGCTGGTGGCCAAGCAGCCGTTCCTCTGCCAGCGCTGCCACGTCACCTCGCGCCATCCTCCAACGATCTATGACAACCTCACGCTCAAGACGTCCGGCAACGCCAACAAGATCTACGGACGTGCCTGCGCGGCGTGTCACCAGATGCTTCATGGATCCAACGCGCCAACCGGCAAGGCGTTCTTGCGGTAA
- a CDS encoding NapC/NirT family cytochrome c: MATRSRFSLLRNAITIFGVALTTSSALLFLTFFALDVFGFHSNPYMGLLFFLILPTFFILGLILIPIGMWLEHRRRSEGRASWMPSWPRIDFNDPYQRRVGAIVLACTVANVLIVSVAAYRGIEYMDSVQFCGQLCHEVMQPEFAGYQAGPHSRVACIQCHIGPGAPWFVQAKLSGLRQVYAVTFNTHSRPIPSPVTNLRPARDSCEQCHWPEKFHGDKIKTIREYANDQASTESVTTLQLHIGGVSVAKNTASGIHWHVGAMNTIQYVASDEKRQVIPYVKLDDGRGNVSVFRSDGVAGDTPPAGELRTLDCVDCHNRPSHTFALSAERAVDDAIADGAIDRSLPFIRREAVKALTASYPTSGAALPGMASAIDKFYRESYPAAPKSAVQQATATVQSLYQRNIFPTMKVGWGSYANNIGHAAFPGCFRCHDDSHKSKSGKAIPQDCSLCHTQLS; the protein is encoded by the coding sequence ATGGCGACGCGCTCCCGGTTTTCACTGCTCCGCAATGCGATCACGATCTTCGGCGTGGCGCTGACCACGTCGAGTGCGCTGCTGTTCCTGACGTTCTTTGCGCTCGACGTCTTCGGATTCCATAGCAATCCCTACATGGGCCTGCTGTTCTTCCTGATTCTGCCGACCTTCTTCATCCTCGGCCTGATCCTGATTCCGATTGGCATGTGGCTGGAGCATCGCCGCCGGTCTGAAGGCAGGGCGTCATGGATGCCGAGCTGGCCGCGCATCGACTTCAACGACCCGTACCAGCGCCGGGTCGGCGCGATCGTGCTGGCGTGCACAGTCGCCAACGTCCTGATCGTGTCGGTGGCCGCGTACCGTGGCATCGAGTACATGGACTCGGTCCAGTTCTGCGGACAGTTGTGCCACGAGGTGATGCAGCCCGAATTCGCCGGCTACCAGGCGGGGCCCCATTCGCGTGTCGCCTGCATCCAGTGTCATATCGGTCCCGGGGCGCCATGGTTCGTCCAGGCGAAGCTCTCGGGTTTGCGGCAGGTCTACGCCGTGACGTTCAATACGCACTCGCGGCCGATTCCCTCACCCGTCACCAATCTCCGGCCCGCCCGCGACAGCTGCGAGCAGTGCCACTGGCCGGAGAAGTTCCACGGCGACAAGATCAAGACGATTCGCGAGTACGCCAACGACCAGGCCAGTACCGAGTCGGTGACGACGCTGCAGCTGCACATCGGCGGCGTCAGCGTCGCCAAGAACACCGCTTCCGGAATCCACTGGCACGTCGGCGCGATGAACACGATCCAGTACGTTGCCAGCGACGAGAAGCGACAGGTGATCCCGTACGTCAAGCTCGACGACGGCCGGGGAAACGTCTCAGTGTTTCGGTCGGACGGTGTGGCCGGAGACACCCCGCCCGCCGGCGAACTGCGGACCCTCGACTGCGTCGATTGCCACAATCGCCCCTCGCACACGTTCGCGTTGTCAGCCGAGCGGGCCGTGGATGACGCCATCGCCGACGGCGCGATCGATCGGAGTCTTCCCTTCATCCGGCGCGAAGCCGTGAAGGCCTTGACGGCCAGCTATCCGACGTCGGGTGCGGCGCTGCCCGGCATGGCGTCGGCGATCGACAAGTTCTACCGGGAGAGCTATCCGGCTGCGCCGAAATCGGCTGTCCAGCAGGCGACCGCGACGGTCCAATCCCTCTACCAGCGGAACATCTTTCCGACCATGAAAGTGGGCTGGGGATCGTACGCGAACAACATCGGACACGCGGCGTTCCCGGGGTGTTTCCGGTGTCACGACGATAGCCACAAGTCGAAGTCCGGCAAGGCGATACCTCAGGATTGTTCACTCTGCCACACTCAGCTCTCGTAG
- a CDS encoding cytochrome c3 family protein, with product MTRALIRLLVCITVIVGSAGAAAADQAARATAAPKPPANDDCLACHGDASAVGANGRSVFVKATEFAASIHGSGGVACVDCHADLARSAEFPHAEKLKPVRCAGCHDKAVAAYETSVHAQARRSGKNLTAATCIDCHGTHDIKPSTDPESRTHHSKLLDTCGRCHGDEAIIKRGNIQIGNVVELFRDSIHGRALTRSGLTVAPTCSDCHGSHDIRRKSDAASSVYRRTVPLTCGKCHEGIVRDYWTSIHGVQVAKGSPLAPVCSSCHTAHEISRADVEGWKVAVIKECGTCHEESIKTYRDTFHGQVTALGYSRVASCADCHGSHTIVPKADKRSMVNDANRVNTCKKCHAGATESFAQYDPHGDSSNRARNPLLFYTSQFMKMLLLGVFAFFGIHTLLWLGRGMQLKAAARLRGQGKDDSTEDGR from the coding sequence ATGACGCGTGCACTCATACGACTGCTGGTCTGCATCACAGTGATTGTCGGGTCGGCGGGCGCAGCCGCGGCTGATCAAGCGGCCCGGGCCACCGCGGCGCCGAAACCTCCTGCCAACGACGACTGTCTGGCGTGTCACGGCGATGCCTCCGCTGTCGGTGCCAACGGAAGATCGGTGTTCGTAAAGGCGACGGAGTTCGCCGCATCCATCCACGGGTCCGGCGGTGTCGCGTGTGTGGATTGTCACGCGGACCTCGCCAGGAGCGCGGAGTTTCCGCACGCCGAGAAGCTGAAGCCAGTCCGGTGCGCCGGTTGCCACGACAAGGCCGTCGCGGCGTACGAAACCAGTGTCCATGCGCAGGCGAGGCGATCGGGGAAGAACCTGACGGCGGCGACGTGCATCGATTGTCATGGCACCCACGACATCAAGCCGTCGACCGATCCGGAATCGCGGACCCACCATTCGAAGCTGCTCGACACGTGCGGCCGGTGCCACGGCGACGAAGCGATCATCAAGCGCGGCAACATCCAGATTGGCAATGTGGTGGAGTTGTTCAGGGACAGCATCCACGGCAGGGCGCTGACGCGCAGCGGGCTGACGGTCGCGCCGACCTGTTCGGACTGTCACGGAAGCCACGATATCCGCCGGAAGAGCGATGCGGCCAGCAGCGTGTACCGGCGGACCGTGCCGTTGACGTGCGGCAAGTGCCATGAAGGGATTGTGCGGGACTACTGGACGAGCATTCATGGGGTGCAGGTGGCGAAGGGAAGTCCGCTGGCACCGGTCTGTTCGAGCTGCCACACCGCGCACGAGATCTCGCGAGCCGACGTCGAGGGGTGGAAGGTCGCGGTGATCAAGGAATGCGGCACGTGTCACGAGGAGTCGATCAAGACCTATCGTGACACCTTCCACGGGCAGGTGACCGCCCTTGGCTACTCGCGAGTCGCCTCCTGCGCCGATTGCCACGGCTCCCACACGATCGTGCCGAAGGCGGACAAGCGGTCCATGGTCAACGATGCCAACCGGGTCAACACCTGCAAGAAGTGTCATGCCGGCGCGACCGAGAGTTTTGCGCAGTACGACCCGCACGGCGACTCGTCGAATCGTGCGCGCAATCCGCTGTTGTTCTACACGTCGCAGTTCATGAAGATGCTGCTGCTGGGGGTGTTCGCCTTCTTCGGCATTCATACCTTGTTGTGGCTTGGCCGGGGGATGCAGCTGAAGGCGGCGGCGAGGCTCCGCGGACAGGGCAAGGACGACTCCACGGAGGACGGGCGATGA
- a CDS encoding DUF5916 domain-containing protein has product MAAHLVRLAGATILVCGTAIAAERPALQIPRVSEPPVLDRYLDGSVTPPGFKVTGFQQREPGDGVPVSQPTEAYVSYDSQYFYVVFICHDEPGKVRANLTKREAITGDDTVGLILDTYNDGRREYLFLANPLGIQLDGVTGEGQDDDYSYDTLWKSEGRLTKDGYAVLMAVPFKSLRFSNAHAQTWGFALGRIITRTNETAFWPYVTRRIAGFGQQMAVMSGIEGVSRGRNLQAIPYGSFASARILEDAGNRVTETTGRVGLDAKAVVKDAVTVDLTVKPDFSQIESDEPQVTVNQRFEVFFPEKRPFFIENANYFQTPQELFFSRRIADPGVGARVTGKIAGWAFAGLVVNDQRPGHAIDAGLPGHDRQTAAGVFRVQREFARQSSLGAIFTDREFASASNRVFGVDGRWKIDDNWSLTGQWVGSRTTDAQGVAASGSTVFAELQRGGRSFEFSTKYTARSPEFRSDLGYIPRVDMRELEQEIGYTWHPKDSRVLRVGTSLEASAVWDHAGQLQDWLIDPGFELELPGQTELFAGLNQAFERFEGVDFRRHSFFTHVSTQWMSWLNLNGEYSFGTAINYYPAAGFQPFLGREQSAEIGVTLKPSSQLRLDQTYLYSKLATRGDASGCGCTAPTTGDIFSDHIVRSRLNYQFTRALSARAIVDYEVVRPNPLLVDLEHERRFNVDLLFTYLVNPWTAVYVGYTDAYENWLAPGLVQRPVTRGDAPLTSVGRQVFVKMSYLLRY; this is encoded by the coding sequence ATGGCCGCACACCTCGTTCGTCTCGCAGGCGCCACGATCCTTGTCTGCGGGACCGCGATCGCGGCAGAGCGTCCTGCGCTCCAGATTCCACGCGTCAGCGAACCGCCTGTGCTCGACAGGTATCTCGATGGCAGCGTGACCCCGCCGGGGTTCAAGGTCACCGGATTCCAGCAGCGCGAGCCCGGTGACGGCGTGCCAGTGTCACAACCGACCGAGGCCTATGTCTCGTACGACTCGCAGTATTTCTACGTCGTCTTCATCTGCCACGACGAGCCCGGCAAGGTGCGCGCGAACCTGACAAAACGTGAAGCGATCACGGGGGACGACACGGTCGGCCTGATCCTAGACACCTACAACGACGGCCGCCGTGAGTACTTGTTCCTGGCCAATCCGCTTGGGATTCAGCTGGATGGCGTCACCGGCGAAGGGCAGGACGACGACTACAGTTACGACACGCTGTGGAAGTCCGAGGGGCGGCTGACCAAGGATGGTTACGCCGTGCTGATGGCGGTACCGTTCAAGAGCCTCCGATTCAGCAATGCCCACGCGCAGACGTGGGGTTTCGCGCTCGGCCGGATCATTACGCGCACCAACGAGACCGCCTTCTGGCCGTACGTGACGCGCCGCATCGCCGGGTTCGGCCAGCAGATGGCCGTGATGAGCGGCATCGAGGGTGTGTCTCGCGGGCGCAATCTCCAGGCCATCCCGTACGGGAGCTTTGCTTCGGCACGGATACTCGAAGATGCTGGCAACCGCGTGACCGAGACGACCGGGCGCGTGGGGTTGGACGCGAAGGCCGTCGTCAAGGACGCTGTGACGGTCGACCTGACGGTCAAGCCCGACTTCAGTCAGATCGAGTCGGACGAACCCCAAGTGACGGTCAACCAGCGGTTCGAAGTGTTCTTTCCGGAGAAGCGCCCGTTCTTCATCGAAAACGCCAACTACTTCCAGACGCCGCAAGAGCTGTTCTTCTCGAGGCGGATCGCCGACCCAGGCGTCGGGGCACGGGTCACGGGCAAGATCGCCGGGTGGGCGTTTGCCGGGCTGGTGGTCAATGATCAACGGCCTGGGCACGCCATCGACGCGGGGCTGCCGGGGCACGATCGCCAGACGGCCGCCGGGGTGTTCCGTGTCCAGCGCGAATTCGCCCGGCAATCGTCGCTTGGCGCCATCTTTACGGACCGCGAATTCGCTTCGGCTTCCAACCGGGTGTTCGGCGTGGACGGACGCTGGAAGATTGACGACAACTGGTCGTTGACCGGGCAATGGGTCGGCAGCCGGACGACCGACGCGCAGGGCGTGGCGGCCAGCGGCTCTACTGTCTTTGCGGAACTGCAGCGCGGAGGACGGAGCTTCGAGTTCAGCACGAAGTACACCGCGCGCAGCCCGGAGTTCAGGTCCGACCTGGGGTACATTCCGCGCGTCGACATGCGTGAACTGGAACAGGAGATCGGCTACACCTGGCACCCGAAGGACAGCCGCGTGCTTCGGGTGGGCACCAGTCTCGAGGCCAGCGCCGTGTGGGATCACGCCGGTCAGCTCCAGGACTGGCTCATCGACCCCGGCTTCGAACTGGAGTTGCCCGGCCAGACGGAACTGTTTGCCGGATTGAACCAGGCCTTCGAGCGGTTCGAGGGCGTAGACTTCCGCCGCCATTCCTTCTTCACGCACGTTTCCACCCAGTGGATGTCGTGGCTCAACCTGAACGGCGAGTACTCGTTCGGCACAGCCATCAACTACTACCCGGCAGCGGGGTTCCAACCGTTCCTGGGTCGGGAGCAGAGCGCCGAGATTGGCGTCACGCTGAAGCCGTCGTCCCAGTTGCGGCTGGATCAGACGTACCTCTATTCCAAGCTGGCGACGCGAGGCGACGCGTCCGGCTGCGGCTGCACAGCGCCGACGACCGGCGACATCTTCTCGGATCACATCGTGCGCAGCCGGTTGAATTACCAGTTCACGCGGGCGTTGTCGGCCCGTGCGATCGTCGACTACGAAGTGGTGCGCCCCAACCCCCTCCTCGTGGATCTTGAGCACGAACGGCGGTTCAACGTCGACCTGCTGTTCACGTACCTCGTCAATCCCTGGACGGCGGTGTATGTGGGGTACACCGACGCCTACGAGAACTGGCTCGCCCCGGGTCTGGTGCAGCGCCCGGTGACCCGAGGCGATGCGCCTTTGACATCGGTCGGGCGGCAGGTGTTCGTGAAGATGAGTTATCTGTTGCGGTACTGA
- a CDS encoding radical SAM protein, which yields MCSFNCAYCQYGWSEMARTSTQSALANWPTSSVVAKAVAGALRACAAHGDRIDRITLAGHGEPTMHPEFKQVVAALRKIRHDLAPKVPLAILSNSSTLDRQDVRQALADLDERYMKLDAGDAATLRKINGTPVPFDQILDGLCKMKDIVIQGMFVKDRSGRLDNTSDLAVINWVVALQRIKPRAVHVYTLDRAPAFPYLQAVPAARLKEIVQRVRLAGLTCEVFGIPDVIAPAGDPARAAERA from the coding sequence CTGTGCTCGTTCAACTGCGCCTACTGCCAGTACGGCTGGTCGGAGATGGCCCGTACATCAACCCAGTCGGCCCTCGCGAACTGGCCGACCTCGTCGGTGGTCGCCAAGGCTGTCGCCGGAGCCCTGCGGGCGTGTGCGGCGCACGGCGATCGGATCGACCGCATTACGCTGGCGGGACACGGCGAACCGACCATGCACCCGGAATTTAAGCAAGTGGTTGCGGCACTGCGGAAGATTCGGCACGACCTCGCACCGAAAGTCCCGCTGGCGATCCTGTCAAATTCCAGCACGCTGGACCGCCAGGACGTTCGACAGGCCCTCGCCGATCTGGACGAGCGCTACATGAAGCTCGACGCGGGCGACGCCGCGACGCTGCGGAAGATCAACGGCACGCCGGTGCCGTTTGATCAGATCCTCGACGGTCTCTGCAAGATGAAGGACATCGTCATCCAGGGCATGTTCGTCAAGGACCGTTCCGGTCGTCTCGACAACACGAGCGATCTGGCCGTCATCAACTGGGTTGTGGCGCTCCAGCGGATCAAGCCGCGAGCCGTCCACGTCTACACCCTGGATCGGGCACCCGCCTTTCCGTACCTGCAAGCCGTCCCTGCGGCCCGGCTGAAGGAGATTGTCCAGCGGGTTCGCCTGGCGGGATTGACGTGCGAGGTGTTCGGGATTCCAGATGTGATCGCGCCGGCGGGCGATCCCGCGCGAGCCGCGGAGCGGGCGTAG